The region AGTTTTCTGTATTTGCAAGAACATTGCATTTATCCGAATTAGAAGATCGACACGGTGCTGGCTCACATTCCATGATCGCCTGTAATCCAGGAAGTTCGGAATCAGGTGAAATAACCAACTCCACGTGAGGTGATGAAATTGCTTCTTTCCACCCTGCATGAGAATTGTTGGTGATTCGATCAAAGCAATTAAAGAACAAGCCAAGCATACTTTCAATAATACAGAATAATAGGAAGAGAAAAAGCAAAATGTATAAATTGCTAAAGCTTACTTTCTGAGAGAAAGGCTTTTGCAGCATGACTGGAAAACTGAACGTTTTCTATATCTGCTTTATCCCCAACATTAGATTTGTTGCCAGAACTAATATCACCTCCATCTATATTACACGACCTTAAACTACTTTGATCATCTTTTCCATCAATTTCTGTCTCAACACTTTGAAGTGGCAGCGGATTTTTAGTTCCGTGCAGGCTAACCGGTCTCCAAAGCTTAACTCTTGATCGGTTGTTGCCTCCCTGAAAGGAGTCAGGTTTAATTGGCTTCTCCTGAGCAATATTTTGGTCAGCCAAATTCTCTACTATGATGTCCGCTTGAGATGTGACAGGATTACCCTCTGATTGGCTGCAATTGGCCAGTGTAACAGATACAGATCCTATCAAAACCTCATGATTCTTAATTTTGTCGGGTTCTTTATGCAGCCTAGCTTTCATAACCCCTGCATCTGTTTCTGGTTTAGGCTTCCGGCTCCAAACTTTACCACCGTTAACTATAGGAGCTGCCCTCTGATCACGGTTGGTTCCATATTTTGGAATGACTCCAAACTTTGACTTTTGAGAGTTCTGGCTTGCATACAAACCATTGGCAATAGTACGTTGTGACTTAGGCAGCCCTTGCCGTCTAGCAGCCGCTGTCCGCCTAGGATTATGTCTCTGTGATGTCTGTCTCTCTAAATTCCGATCAGTGTCGCAATCATAACCTGGTTGTGCATCCCTTTGTGATGTCCACTGCTCCACATTCTGATCAGTGTCACAATGAAATCCTGACTTTGTATCCACGTCAACACATTCATTGGTGTCTGGGCAGTGATAAGTTACAAGGGGTGAAGCATGATCGGCAACTACATCTGCTCTATATGCTTCAAAGTCACATACAGCCAAAGATGCTTCCTCTGGTGATACATTCTCTTCTGTGCTGCTAATGCTCTTTTTAATTTCTGTGTCATTTTCAGGTCGGCCTCGCGCCTTCTGTTCTTTCTGCCTAAGCTTTTTCTGGCGTTTTCTCTCCAAAATCTCGGCTTGTCTGTAAATAAAAGGGAACAATGAAATATTATCCATACATGACTAATTCACAACTATCACATGGGGGGTGCATTCTGACTAACATAAGTACCTTTTGATTTAGTTAAATGAACAATAATAAATGTTATTTTATCAATTACTCGAGTTATTAAGAAATGCAGTATGATTGTTTTATaataacaaaattaaaaattaaataaagtacTTGGAAAACTTATGAaattaaagaaaaagaaaatataaGTCAGCATAGAAGGCATAAGTTGATTTCAAGTTTATTCTAGAAGTGTGAGCAGAATAAGTGAGCAGAACAGCAGGTAAACTAGGTGAAAGATGTTGCATAGTGAAGCTCTGCATGTGCAGTTGAGCTGGCGGAGGAATTTTTTATTGTTTTGGTAGATTTAGAAAAATTACTTAAATCCTTTACATCTCTTCACAATACtatcaaaatttaaaatatattaatcATCAATTTATTCTCAATCTCTACAAAGAGACTCTCAAATACTATGGGAAATTTCTCTCTTTCCTACTCCTCCCCTCTCCTCAAAGCCCATCCATTCCCTCTAAACTCCCAAAAG is a window of Lathyrus oleraceus cultivar Zhongwan6 chromosome 6, CAAS_Psat_ZW6_1.0, whole genome shotgun sequence DNA encoding:
- the LOC127091579 gene encoding uncharacterized protein LOC127091579 isoform X1, whose amino-acid sequence is MPVAKLTASGIPNFMKPEDGNDSLDMLIRQAIGKESFLSYPRAGDRPAQWIQLFHALEQQQEIPGWPVFSPAKVQIHKCDKCTKEFCSPINYRRHKRVHHRLKKLDKDSKKNREFLEAYWDKLSVEEAKEVVSFKNVMLEEVPGSSVLQALSTLRTQQGFYSFPHGYLRAGFALLDIVQSRPSSFPISSQKLFDILDDSSEKTFLCGTAVSMQRHVFDGEAGKIGLEPKNLVACTSFLLEQKLVKAWLADKDAEALRCQKLLVEEEEAAQRRQAEILERKRQKKLRQKEQKARGRPENDTEIKKSISSTEENVSPEEASLAVCDFEAYRADVVADHASPLVTYHCPDTNECVDVDTKSGFHCDTDQNVEQWTSQRDAQPGYDCDTDRNLERQTSQRHNPRRTAAARRQGLPKSQRTIANGLYASQNSQKSKFGVIPKYGTNRDQRAAPIVNGGKVWSRKPKPETDAGVMKARLHKEPDKIKNHEVLIGSVSVTLANCSQSEGNPVTSQADIIVENLADQNIAQEKPIKPDSFQGGNNRSRVKLWRPVSLHGTKNPLPLQSVETEIDGKDDQSSLRSCNIDGGDISSGNKSNVGDKADIENVQFSSHAAKAFLSERWKEAISSPHVELVISPDSELPGLQAIMECEPAPCRSSNSDKCNVLANTENWLPATSGVAKSKSRIKSEKGIKIKYIPKLKAAS
- the LOC127091579 gene encoding uncharacterized protein LOC127091579 isoform X2; this encodes MPVAKLTASEIPGWPVFSPAKVQIHKCDKCTKEFCSPINYRRHKRVHHRLKKLDKDSKKNREFLEAYWDKLSVEEAKEVVSFKNVMLEEVPGSSVLQALSTLRTQQGFYSFPHGYLRAGFALLDIVQSRPSSFPISSQKLFDILDDSSEKTFLCGTAVSMQRHVFDGEAGKIGLEPKNLVACTSFLLEQKLVKAWLADKDAEALRCQKLLVEEEEAAQRRQAEILERKRQKKLRQKEQKARGRPENDTEIKKSISSTEENVSPEEASLAVCDFEAYRADVVADHASPLVTYHCPDTNECVDVDTKSGFHCDTDQNVEQWTSQRDAQPGYDCDTDRNLERQTSQRHNPRRTAAARRQGLPKSQRTIANGLYASQNSQKSKFGVIPKYGTNRDQRAAPIVNGGKVWSRKPKPETDAGVMKARLHKEPDKIKNHEVLIGSVSVTLANCSQSEGNPVTSQADIIVENLADQNIAQEKPIKPDSFQGGNNRSRVKLWRPVSLHGTKNPLPLQSVETEIDGKDDQSSLRSCNIDGGDISSGNKSNVGDKADIENVQFSSHAAKAFLSERWKEAISSPHVELVISPDSELPGLQAIMECEPAPCRSSNSDKCNVLANTENWLPATSGVAKSKSRIKSEKGIKIKYIPKLKAAS